In a genomic window of Pseudomonas putida:
- a CDS encoding Ohr family peroxiredoxin, which translates to MSKIEKVLASGKTHTTHSSTGNTSRGHNGSLDIELSSPGSSTPAHVFSGVQPHPKAEQLFAGAWSACYIAAVGLAAQQLKVTLPADTAVDIKVDLGQTGAEYFLQARLTLSVPGLSNEVATELAHKADAICPYSKATRGNIDVAINVITA; encoded by the coding sequence ATGAGCAAGATCGAAAAAGTACTGGCCAGCGGCAAGACCCACACCACTCACAGCAGCACCGGCAACACCTCGCGCGGCCACAACGGCAGCCTCGACATCGAGCTGTCCTCGCCTGGCAGCAGCACGCCGGCCCACGTGTTCAGCGGCGTGCAGCCTCATCCGAAAGCCGAGCAACTGTTCGCCGGAGCCTGGTCGGCCTGCTACATCGCCGCAGTAGGGCTGGCCGCCCAACAATTGAAGGTGACACTGCCGGCCGATACCGCTGTCGACATCAAAGTGGACCTTGGCCAGACCGGTGCGGAGTACTTCCTCCAGGCCCGACTGACCCTGAGCGTGCCGGGCCTGTCGAACGAAGTCGCGACTGAACTGGCACACAAGGCCGATGCGATCTGCCCTTACTCCAAGGCCACTCGCGGCAACATCGACGTCGCCATCAACGTCATCACCGCTTGA
- a CDS encoding MarR family winged helix-turn-helix transcriptional regulator — MKSTKKPAALDLKLSEFLCFAVYSSNLAFGKAYKPMLERLGLTYTQYITLVALWEEDNQTVGSLGEKLFLESNTLTPILKKLEGMGYVRRQRDPEDERQVRISLTKEGRELREGLTEDGFPQTGLDPDDFEQMQKAIVKLRTNLIRSTKDRE; from the coding sequence ATGAAATCGACCAAGAAGCCCGCCGCCCTCGACCTCAAGCTCTCTGAATTCCTCTGCTTTGCGGTCTATTCCTCCAACCTGGCCTTCGGCAAGGCCTACAAGCCGATGCTCGAGCGGCTCGGCCTGACCTACACGCAATACATCACCCTCGTGGCGCTCTGGGAAGAAGACAACCAGACCGTTGGCAGCCTCGGTGAAAAGCTGTTCCTGGAATCCAACACCCTGACGCCGATCCTCAAGAAGCTGGAGGGGATGGGGTATGTGCGGCGCCAGCGCGACCCGGAAGATGAACGTCAGGTGCGTATCAGTCTGACAAAGGAAGGGCGCGAATTGCGCGAAGGCCTGACAGAAGACGGCTTTCCACAGACCGGGCTGGATCCCGATGACTTCGAGCAAATGCAGAAAGCCATCGTCAAATTACGCACCAATCTCATCCGCTCGACGAAAGACCGGGAATAA
- a CDS encoding Ohr family peroxiredoxin has translation MSKIEKVLVTGKTHTTHSAAGNTLRGHNGNLDIELSSPGSSTPAHVFSGVQPHPKAEQLFAGAWSACYTAAVGLVAQERNIVLPANMAVDIEVDLGQTGAEYFLQARLTLNVPGLAHDVATELAHIADSICPYSKATRGNIDVALNVITA, from the coding sequence ATGAGCAAGATCGAAAAAGTCCTGGTAACCGGCAAAACCCACACCACCCACAGCGCTGCCGGCAACACCTTGCGTGGCCACAACGGCAATCTCGACATCGAACTGTCTTCGCCTGGCAGCAGCACGCCGGCCCACGTGTTCAGCGGCGTGCAACCTCATCCGAAAGCCGAGCAACTGTTCGCTGGCGCCTGGTCGGCCTGCTACACCGCCGCGGTCGGCCTGGTCGCTCAAGAGCGCAATATTGTGTTGCCGGCGAACATGGCCGTGGACATTGAAGTGGACCTTGGCCAGACCGGTGCGGAGTACTTCCTCCAGGCCCGACTGACCCTGAACGTGCCAGGGCTGGCGCATGACGTCGCGACCGAATTGGCGCACATCGCCGACTCCATCTGCCCTTACTCCAAAGCTACACGCGGCAATATCGACGTTGCCCTGAATGTAATCACTGCGTAA
- a CDS encoding HvfA family oxazolone/thioamide-modified RiPP metallophore: MSRMSNKTRFGLIAVALAGSMNLGASAFAADALPQGYQLASAEKTSEGKCGEGKCGAGEAAAKVTKAGEGKCGEGKCGDASFARTDADHDGRVSLKELLAVAPQGGEEFKAMDTNGDGYLSEAEVYKFRTNQYISNGKKVPTELFTKMSKAQN, from the coding sequence ATGTCCCGTATGTCCAACAAAACCCGTTTTGGCCTGATCGCAGTCGCTCTGGCCGGTAGCATGAACCTCGGCGCCTCCGCCTTTGCCGCTGATGCGCTGCCGCAGGGCTATCAACTGGCCTCGGCGGAAAAAACCAGCGAAGGCAAGTGCGGCGAAGGCAAGTGCGGTGCCGGCGAAGCCGCTGCCAAAGTGACCAAGGCCGGCGAAGGCAAATGCGGTGAAGGCAAATGCGGCGACGCGTCCTTCGCCCGCACCGACGCCGACCACGACGGTCGCGTTTCTCTGAAAGAACTGCTGGCCGTGGCGCCACAGGGCGGTGAGGAATTCAAGGCGATGGACACCAACGGCGACGGCTACCTTTCCGAAGCCGAGGTCTACAAATTCCGCACTAACCAATACATCTCCAACGGCAAGAAAGTACCAACCGAGCTGTTCACCAAAATGAGCAAGGCGCAGAACTGA